Within the Streptomyces sp. YIM 121038 genome, the region GCGCCTGCTGGAGATGCATCTGCCCGCCCAGTTCAGACGCATCACCGCCTCCGTGCCCTCCTACCGGGCGGGCATGGTCGCGGCCGCCGCCGCCGAATGCGCCAGAGCCTGGCAGCACTTCGCCGACACCATCGAGCACGGCCACCCCCAGTAGCAGCCCGCCCGGCCCGCCCCGCCCCGCTCCTTGCGCACCGCCCCCCCGGACGCGGGGGAGCAGCACAGCAGGGCAGTGCGCGCCGGGGCCCGCCGCGGGGACACCAGACCGGCGGTGCGTCCTGAGTCTCCCCCGCCGGGGACGCACCGCCCCTCACCTCCCCTCCGCCCCCGCCCTCTTGTTCCTCCCGCACTCGCCCCTTTGCCCCCGTACCGAAGGAAACGCCCCATGGAACCGCAGCCCGCGTCCGCCGCGGCCCGCAGCGGCACCAGCACCCTGTCCAGCCCGAGCCGCCCCGCGGGGCCGCCGGGCCCTTGGCATGCGGTGCGGGCGGCGAAGGCCCCACCCGGCCCCGGGCCCGCCGTGCCGGGGCCGGAGACGGCCGAGCAGCGCACGGCCCGCTTCGAACGCGACGCGCTGGCCCACCGGGCCCGCCTGTACGCCTACGCGCTGCGGCTGACCCGCAACCGGGCCGATGCCGAGGACCTGGTGCAGGAGACCTACACCCGCGCCTACCGCGGGTTCCACCAGTTCCGCCCCGGCACGAGCCTGGGGGCCTGGCTGTCGCGCATCCTGACCAACGCCTTCCTCACCTCCTACCGGCGCCAGAAGAGCAGGCCGCACTTCGCGCCGGTGCCCGACATCGAGGACTGGCAGCAGGCGGGCGCCGCCTCCCACACCTCCGCCGGGCTCGCCTCGGTGGAGGCCCAGGTCGTCGACCGCATCCCCGACGCGGCGATCAGCCAGGCGATGCGCTCCCTGCCCGCCGCGCTGCGCATCGTGGTCTACCTCGCCGATGTCGAGGGCCTGCGCTACGAGGAGATCGCCGCGGCCGTCGGCATCCCCTCCGGCACCGTCAACTCCCGGCTGCACCGCGGCCGCAGACGCCTGCGGGCCCTGCTCGAAGACCACCCGGGACGCGGTGTGCGCACCCCCACCTGGCACCACCACGACAAGGAGAGTTAGAAGATGCCCATCGCCCTTCTGGCGCTGGCTTTAGGCGCCTTCGGCATCGGCACCACGGAGTTCGTGATCGTGGGCCTGCTGGAGGAGGTCGCCGACGATCTCAGCGTCTCGATCCCCTCCGCCGGCCTGCTGGTGACCGGCTACGCGCTCGGTGTGGTCGTCGGGGCCCCGCTGATGACCGCCGCCGGGACCCGGCTGCCGCGCAAGACCATGCTGGCCGTGCTGATGGCCGTGTTCATCCTGGGCAACCTGCTGTGCGCGGTCGCCGGCAGCTACGCCCTGCTGATGACGGGCCGTCTGGTGGCGGCCCTGACGCACGGCGCGTTCTTCGGCATCGGCTCGGTGGTCGCCGCCAACCTGGTCGCGCCCGAACGCAAGGCCCGCGCGATCTCCCTGATGTTCATCGGCCTGACCGTCGCCAACGTCCTGGGCGTGCCGATGGGCACCTTCCTGGGCCAGCACTTCGGCTGGCGCTCCACCTTCTGGGTGGTCACCGGCCTGGGCGTGGTGGGCCTGCTCGGCATCCTGGCCCTGGTGCCGCCCCAGCCGCGCGAGGACTCCGGGGGGCTGCGCAGCGAGCTCGCCGTCTTCCGCCGCGGCCAGGTGTGGCTGGCCCTGGCGGTCACCGCGCTCGGCTTCGGCGCGGTCTTCGCCTCCTTCACCTACATCGCCCCGATGATGACCAAGGTCGCCGGGTTCTCCGACGGCGCGGTCAGCTGGCTCCTTGTCATCTTCGGAGTCGGCCTGTGCGCGGGCAACGTGCTCGGCGGCCGCCTGGCCGACCGCGCCCTGATGCGCACCCTGTCGATCGCGCTTGCCGCCCTCAGCGCCGTCCTGGTGATCTTCGTGTTCACCGCGCACGCGCAGGTGCCCGCGGCCATCACGCTGGGCCTGTTCGGCGCCGCGGGCTTCGCCACCGTGCCCGCGCTGCAGATGCGGGTGCTGCAGAAGGCCGACGGCGCCCCGGCGCTTGCCTCGGCGGCCAACATCGCCGCCTTCAACCTGGGCAACGCCGTGGGCGCCTATCTGGGCGGCTTCGCCATCGACCACGACCTGGGCTACACCGCGCCGAACTGGATCGGCGCGCTGTTGGCCGGCGGCGCGCTGGCGGTGGCCGCGTACTCGGTGCGCCTGGACCGCCGCGGCCGCGGGCCCTCCCCGGACGGCGATGCCGCCACCGCCGGTGACATCCAGCCGCAGGAGACGGGCACCGCCCCCGCCCAGGCCCCCGCCTGACCACCCCCCCTTTGTCCCTGGCCCCCTTCAACCCTCTTGTGCTGCCGCCCTCTTGGGCGAAGTGCTCCGGCCCGGCATCCGCCGGGCCGGTCCGCTCCCGGGCCCCGCCTTGTCGCGCGGGCCCGTGACGAGCTGTCGAAAGACGAGGTAGCTGACGATGAACGATGTCGATCGCCGCACGCTCATAGGGCGCGGCGCCGCGGTCGCGGGGGCCGCGGTCGCCGCCACAGCCGGTGCCCCCGCCCTGCTGAGCACCCCCGCCGCCGCGGCCCCGGCCACGCGTGCGCCGCGGGCGGCCGGGGCCCTCATCGGCCCCGACGACCCCCGCTACCCGCTGCTGACCACCGGCAACAACCAGCGGTTCGTGGCCAGACCCGACTACATCAAAATGATCACATCGGCGGCGGACGCCGAAGCGGCCCTGGAGCAGGCCGTCAAGGACGGCAAGCGGATCTCGGTGCGCAGCGGCGGCCACTGCTTCGCCGACTTCGCCGCCCACCCCGACACCCAGGTCATCCTGGACTTCTCCCCGATGACGGCCGTCGGCTACGACGAGCGGATGCGGGCCTTCACCGTCGAGCCCGGCGCCCGCCTGCTCAATGTCTACGAAACCCTCTACAAGGGCTGGGGCGTGGCCGTGCCCGGCGGCATCTGCTACAGCGTCGGCGCCGGCGGGCACATCAGCGGCGGCGGCTACGGCCTGCTCTCGCGCGCCCACGGCCTGGTCTCCGACCACCTGTACGCGGTCGAGGTCGTCGTCATCGACGCCAAGGGCAAGGCCCGCACCGTGCTGGCCACCCGCGAGAAGGACGACCCCCACCGGGAGCTGTGGTGGGCCCACACCGGGGGCGGCGGCGGCAACTTCGGCCTCATCACCCGCTACTACTTCCGCTCGCCCCAGGCCCACGGCAGCGACCCGGCCGACCAGCTGCTCAAGCCGCCCTCCACCGTCCTGGTCAGCGCCATCGACCTGCCCTGGGAGCAGCTGACCGAGACCCGCTTCACCCGGCTGCTGAAGAACTGGGGCGCCTGGCACGAGGAGCACAGCGCCCCCGACTCCCCCTACCGGCATCTGAGCAGCCTGTTCAACGTCAGCGCCAGGGCCCACGGAAGCCTGGGCATGTTCACCCAGGTCGACGCGGGCGTCGAGGGCGCCGAAGGGCTGCTGCGGTCCTTCCTGGACGCGGTCCTGGCCGGCACCGGCCTGCGCCCGGGGACCCTGGCCCGGGGCAACGGCGAACTGCCCGCCATGCCCGGCCTGCACACCCCCCGGCGCATGCCCTGGCTGCAGGCCACCCGCCTGGTCGGCACCGACAACCCCACCATCACCAACCCCACCTCGCGCGGCGCCCACAAGTCCGGCTACATGCGCAAGAACTTCACCGACCACCAGGTCGCCGCCCTGTACAAGCACATGACCCGCGCCGACTTCCACAACCCCGACACCATGCTGGTGCTGTTCTCCTTCGGCGGCCAGGTCAACGCCCTGGCCCCGGACGCCACCGCCAACGCCCAGCGCAGCTCGGTGTTCAAGATGTGCTTCCAGACCTTCTGGGCCGAGAAGAAGGACGACGACTTCTACCTGGGCTGGGTGCGCGAGCTGTACGA harbors:
- a CDS encoding sigma-70 family RNA polymerase sigma factor — protein: MEPQPASAAARSGTSTLSSPSRPAGPPGPWHAVRAAKAPPGPGPAVPGPETAEQRTARFERDALAHRARLYAYALRLTRNRADAEDLVQETYTRAYRGFHQFRPGTSLGAWLSRILTNAFLTSYRRQKSRPHFAPVPDIEDWQQAGAASHTSAGLASVEAQVVDRIPDAAISQAMRSLPAALRIVVYLADVEGLRYEEIAAAVGIPSGTVNSRLHRGRRRLRALLEDHPGRGVRTPTWHHHDKES
- a CDS encoding MFS transporter encodes the protein MPIALLALALGAFGIGTTEFVIVGLLEEVADDLSVSIPSAGLLVTGYALGVVVGAPLMTAAGTRLPRKTMLAVLMAVFILGNLLCAVAGSYALLMTGRLVAALTHGAFFGIGSVVAANLVAPERKARAISLMFIGLTVANVLGVPMGTFLGQHFGWRSTFWVVTGLGVVGLLGILALVPPQPREDSGGLRSELAVFRRGQVWLALAVTALGFGAVFASFTYIAPMMTKVAGFSDGAVSWLLVIFGVGLCAGNVLGGRLADRALMRTLSIALAALSAVLVIFVFTAHAQVPAAITLGLFGAAGFATVPALQMRVLQKADGAPALASAANIAAFNLGNAVGAYLGGFAIDHDLGYTAPNWIGALLAGGALAVAAYSVRLDRRGRGPSPDGDAATAGDIQPQETGTAPAQAPA
- a CDS encoding FAD-binding protein, whose amino-acid sequence is MNDVDRRTLIGRGAAVAGAAVAATAGAPALLSTPAAAAPATRAPRAAGALIGPDDPRYPLLTTGNNQRFVARPDYIKMITSAADAEAALEQAVKDGKRISVRSGGHCFADFAAHPDTQVILDFSPMTAVGYDERMRAFTVEPGARLLNVYETLYKGWGVAVPGGICYSVGAGGHISGGGYGLLSRAHGLVSDHLYAVEVVVIDAKGKARTVLATREKDDPHRELWWAHTGGGGGNFGLITRYYFRSPQAHGSDPADQLLKPPSTVLVSAIDLPWEQLTETRFTRLLKNWGAWHEEHSAPDSPYRHLSSLFNVSARAHGSLGMFTQVDAGVEGAEGLLRSFLDAVLAGTGLRPGTLARGNGELPAMPGLHTPRRMPWLQATRLVGTDNPTITNPTSRGAHKSGYMRKNFTDHQVAALYKHMTRADFHNPDTMLVLFSFGGQVNALAPDATANAQRSSVFKMCFQTFWAEKKDDDFYLGWVRELYEDFFARTGGVPVLDDRTDGCYINYPDRDVADPKRNTSGVPWQRLYYKDNYPRLQQVKKRYDPADVFRHSLSVELPRR